GGGCGCCGTGCTAGGCACGGCGCTGGCGATCAAGATGGTGGCCTATGTCGGCGTGGCGCCGGTTGTCAGCGCCTTCGCTGACCGGTTGCCCCGGCGCGCCCTCCTCGTCGCCATGGACCTGGTCCGGGCCGCCATTGCCCTGTCGCTGCCGTTCGTCACCGAAGTCTGGCAGATCTATGTCCTGATCTTCGTCCTACAGTCGGCCTCCGCGGCCTTCACGCCGACCTTCCAGGCGACCATCCCGGAGGTTCTGCCGGACGAGGCGGAGTACACCAGGGCGCTTTCCCTGGCGCGTCTCGCCTATGACCTGGAAAGTCTTGCCAGCCCCACGCTCGCGGCACTCCTGCTGGCGGTGGTCAGCTACCACGACCTGTTCGTCGGAACGGTGGTCGGCTTCCTGGGTTCGGCCCTGCTGGTCCGCACCGTGGCACTACCCAGCCCCAAGCCTGTCGATCACCATGGCGGGATCTACGAGCGGACGACGCGGGGTATTCGGATTTACCTGAAGACGCCGCGTCTGCGGGGACTGCTGGCGTTCAACGGCGCGGTGGCGGCGGCCGGCGCCATGGTCATCGTGAACACCGTCGTCATCGTGCGGGCCATGCTGGGCGGCTCGGAAGCCGACGTGGCGATCGTTCTGGCCGCCTACGGTGCCGGGTCGATGACCGTCGCCTTCGTACTGCCGCACCTGCTCGAGCGGGTTACCGACCGGGCGGTCATGCTCTCAGGATCCTGGCTGCTTGCCGCCGGGACGCTCGTGATGGCCGTCCTGCTCGGTACCGGCGGCTTGCCGGCACGCCTGACGGCGGCGCTGCCGCTGCTGCTGCCGGTCTGGTTCGTGCTCGGTGCAGCCAACTCCGCCGTGCTGACGCCCTCGGGACGACTGCTGCGGCGATCCGCGCATGCCGAGGATCGCCCGGCGATGTTCGCGGCGCAATTCGCCCTGAGCCACGCCTGCTGGCTGGTGGTCTATCCCCTGGCGGGATGGGGCGGAGCCCATGCCGGCGTGAGTGCCGCCTTCATGGTTCTGGGTATTCTGGCCGCTGCGGCGACCGTGCTGGCGACAGGTCTGTGGCCCTCGGGAGATCCTGTCGAGGTCGAGCACGTCCATGCCGGCTTTTGCCACGAACACCTCCATGTCCACGACGAGCACCACCAGCATGTCCATGAGGGGTGGGAAGGACCCGAGCCCCACGCCCATCCCCACCGACACACCCCAATCCGTCACAAGCACGCGCTGATCATTGACCGGCACCACGTCGAATGGCCCCTGTAAGTGCCGGGTGGGCCCTTCCGCAAACTCGGTGCAACAGGTCAGCTGAACGGACGGATTTGATCGCGCCAGCATCACGCTGCCTCGAGAACGCGATGGCGCAGCAGGTCAAATCCAGCACGCCCGCACATGGTGCGCTTGATTGTCTTCAGGTGGCAGATCTGCCCTTCCACCGGGCCGGTACTCCACGACAGCGACAAGGCGGCCCGAACCGCGGCCAGGTCACGCCTCAGTCCGCCGACAAATCCGGCAAAGGCCGTCTTCTCAGCTGCGACAAGCCAGTCATCCAGTCGCTCCTCCTGCTGCTTGCGGATCATTGCGCGGAACTCCCGGGCCAGATCGATGAGGTGGGCGAGTTCAGCGGAACCGGCGATCAGGGCATCGACGAACCTCCGCTCCGTTTCATCGATCTCGTCAGCATCGGCGACAACCAGCCAGGCTGCTCGCCGGCCGCTCGGAGTCTTCCACGCCGGTGCCGATCCGGCAGACTGAGGTGTGGCAGCTCGCAGCCGGCGGAGCCAGTCCCGCACGGTGCTCGCTCCGCCGGTAAAGCCACGCTCGCGGAGTTCCCGCCAGAGCCGAACCCCATTGTGGCAGCCTTCGTCCCAGCGCCGGCGCAGATAGTCGCCATGAACATCGACCGTGCTGTCTCCGGACGGCTGCTGCCAGCTCGGCAGCCGTCCGGCTTTCAACCAGTCGTGTACCGTGCCTCGGTCCAGACCGAGAGTGCGGGCGATCCGGCTCCTGGACCAGCCTTTCGCGTCGAGGGCGACCACCTCGTCGAAACGAGCCTGCCGTGCTGCCTGCTTGTCCAGGCTGTGCTGCTGACGCGTTGTCAGGAGTTTTGGGTAAGACGATGGAAACCGACGGATTTGCTGGTTCCACGGGTACTGGATCCGGTAACGCCAGAGCTGTGGCAGCCTTTGCGGCAGCGCGGATATCCCGATGGTGACGGTTGAGAGCGTTGCCCACGGCATCGCCCAGATTGCGCAGCAGGTGGAGCCGGTCGGCAACCTGGATCGCCTGCGGAGCGCCGGTGCGAACGCCGTCGGCAAAGGCACCGGCCCGGTCGCGGGCGACGATCTCGACGCCCGGATGATCCTTCAGCCAGGCGGCGACGGTCTCGGCATTGCGGTCGGGCAGCAGCTCGATCGGCCGGTTGGCACGCTCGAGATCGACGATAATGGCGCCGTAGCGCCTGCCACGGCGCCAGGCCCAGTCATCGATGCCGATGACGCGCGCCGGCAGCGCCGGTTCGACCGGAACGGCCCGGATCAGACGCAGCAGGGTGTCGCCGCTAACCGGCATGGCGAGCCGGCTCGCCAGGCGGGAGCCCAGTTCACCGCCCGCACCCAGCGCCAGGGAACGCTGGACGTCGGCGAGCCGGACGGTGCGCCGTTTGCGATCCGGCACCGCCGCGGACAGGCGCTCGGCGAAGTTCCGGCGCGGGCAGTCCGATTGGAGGCAGCAGAAGCGGCGGATCTGGAGGGACAGTGAGACAATGCGCCCCATCAGGGGAAGGTCGGCGACACGGCGGATGTAGCGGCCGTGAACCCGTCCCGACGGCATGGCGCACATCGAACAGCAGGCGGTCAGGTCAGCCGATCGAGCATGCACGGTGACGAGCCCGGAATTGACCTCGACACGGTCAACGACGATCCCGTCCGGCAACAGGGACAACAGGGGTTCGGTGATCAAGAGCGATACAGGGTGAGAGGGAGCTGATGCCCTTTATGTGAGCATTCCAGCAGCTCTCCGCATCAAGCTCCACCGAGTTTGCGGAAGGGCCAGTATTCACCCGGCACTTACACGGCACAAGGGACAGGACGCTGTGGCGGCGCGAGCGCGAACTGCGACGACGACGCGATTAGGGTGGACAACGACCCGCTCAACCGCGAGACCGGCGGGGAGCAGGGACAGCAGCGAATTGGACATGGAGAAGACGGCACTCTCGGAGAAAAAGCGTTTCTCCTCATATAATTATCCTCACCCTTCGGCGCACTCACCCTGCACCGAGAATGCGGATGAACCAAATGGGAGGCATCTGCAGTGCGATTCATTCCGTCGCGATCGTAGGTCGAACGCATGAAGCCCCGCACTCCGATCCGCTGATGATGCCACCGGTCCCAGAGGCGGTAGGCATCCAGTGATCCACCTCCGATAACGGTGAATCACAGCTCAGCCCAGAGCGTAAGATCGATTCCGGTTTCACGCTCGCCGCTCTAAGCATCCGGAGCGCCGCCGTGGTGCTCGCCACGGCGGCTGCATGGTTCGGCAGTCCTGCCGGCGCTGCGACTAGTGAAGGGTCGAGCCACGATAGCCTGCGGGCCCGGCTGGTCTCGCCCGTGGATGCTGTCGGGGACCGCGAGGCCGCAAGGCTTGCCGGCGCGACTTCAGCCCGACCAGCGGTACGCTGTTCGCCTACCACAAGCTCCATATCCGGGACTACATGTCGGCCATCGTGATCTTCGTGAACGCGGTGAAGGGCATCAACGCCTTGTAGCTCGGCCGCGATCTCGACGTGTCCTACAAGGCGGCCTTCGTCTTGGGCCACAAGCTCGGCGAGGCGATGGCGACGGAGGGCGCCACAGTCGGCGGCACTGGCGCCGTCGTGGAGGTGGACGGCTGCCATGTCGGTGGTCACGTCCGCCCGGAGAACCGCAAGGAGGATCGCAAGGACCGTCGCCTAGCCGAGAACCAGACCGGCAAGCGCGAGGTGGTGGTCGCCGTTCGCGAGCGCGACGGGCGCACCCTGACCATCGTGTTCAAGTCGGAAGCCGCCTCGGCGGACTTCATCAAGGCCCGCGTCGAAAAGGGCAGCACCACCCACGCCGACGAGGGGATCCGTTGGGACAAGCTCCGCGCCAAGTTCCCGGTCAAGGTCATCAACCAGTCGCTGGCCTACAGCATGGATAAAGCCTGCACCAATCAGGCGGAAAGCTTCTTCTCCCGCTTGCGCCGCGCCGAACTCGGCCAGCATCAGCGGCATCTACCTGGGCCGTTACGCGGGCGTGATGGCGTGGCGTGAGGATCATCGCCGCAGCCTAACGGCACCCTGTTCAGCATCGTCGCTAAGCGTGCAAGGATCATGGGCCAGTCGGTGGACTTTTGTGGCAACTGGCAGCGGAAAGGATTTCACCGATGGCGCAGAGCAATGTTTTCCTTAGCGCGATGTTGATTCAAGTTCATCAAGGAACATAGATGCGCGTCGCAGATCATTGCTGCGGCGTTGTTCTTCTTCACGAGCTATTCTCTGAAGTTTTTGATCGACATACTCAGGAGTCACTTGATCCCGAGATAATGCCATAATGCCAACTTCCAGGAGCAAGCGGAGCATATCAGCTCTCTCGCGTCTATATCTAAACGCGAGAGAGCTGATCCGTTCATCTAGATCCGCGGACAGATAAAAAGAGCGAAGCACTAAACTGTCTCTATCGTTGATGATCCCGCCCATTGTCCGCTCCTCGTGGATTCCATGTTGCAGACCTTGCACCTGGAGGCCATCCCCCATATATATAATGCCATTCAGGAATTAAACAGCGGTAAAGTTTGAGTTGTCCCATTCTCTCTCGGGAGAGGGAGGGCGCATGAGATGTATGTCTGTGAGCCAAGCCTATCCACGACCGCCTGATCGAAAGATGTAAAAGTTAAGGCAGGTAGCGTCCCAGCACACGATCAGCCATCCACCCCAGAGCCATTAGATTAGAAGCAGCAGGCCCTTGTATGTTCGCCAGAGATGGAACATGAAAGTTCTCATGTCCGACAACAACGGGGGGAATCGCCAGCGCCTCGTCCATCCCAGATAGTATGCTGCGCTTAATTTGTGGCGAAGGTGCAGACATAGGCATCAAGCTAAAGAACCACCATGCATCAAAACCACGAGCATCCACATATACATCTGCATTCAAAAGGGTCGTGCTAGTCGTTACGGCACTCCCAGATTGTGCATTAGGCGCGGGAACATCGGATAACTTAACTGCAAGATCATTGTATCCACCCTGAGGATAGTGCACAAATTCAACTATTTCCGCCGATTTGTACAGTATGTTTTTGTTGGAAGATAATTGGTCGACAACATATTCCCACACAGCACCTGTGGTGAGTCGCTCGGTGAATGTTTGGCGCGCATGTTCAGGTAACGCCGTCCAGGCGACGTCATCGCTGAACATTCTATCCTCAAAATAACCTCGCGCTCTTGTATACAGAGTTGTCTCTCTCCCGACGATAGTTATAGGCACATGTCGAAAACCAACGCGGTTAAACCAAGCCGCAATGGCAGCCGCTGTGCCTCCAGCGCCTAATATGGCAACACTAGAATTTTTTAACTTCAATAAGTTGATTACATCCTGAGGTCTCTGCCAGAAAGTTTTTCCGTCAAAAACTCGATGTTTTTGGCCGGATGTGATTCCATTTAGAGCCGGCAGCGACGGACCACTTCCTGTAATTACAATCCCAGAGAATAGTTGAGGATGTGGTTGCAATCCATTGCTATCAGTTACTATTACCCGCCACCCTCCTTGAGCTGGGTAGGGCTGTATGTGTTCAACTCGACCGTTCACGACCGAAGCTGAACTTTTTCTCACTACCCAAGACAAATAATCTGCGTAACATTTATGGATTGGTGGTCTTCTTCCCTTGTCCACCCAGGTGTCATATCTATAATCTCCTGACCCCAAACTTACGCA
This Skermanella mucosa DNA region includes the following protein-coding sequences:
- a CDS encoding MFS transporter, with the protein product MTNRTYRHLFAAQVIALIGTGLLTVALGLLAYDLAGADAGAVLGTALAIKMVAYVGVAPVVSAFADRLPRRALLVAMDLVRAAIALSLPFVTEVWQIYVLIFVLQSASAAFTPTFQATIPEVLPDEAEYTRALSLARLAYDLESLASPTLAALLLAVVSYHDLFVGTVVGFLGSALLVRTVALPSPKPVDHHGGIYERTTRGIRIYLKTPRLRGLLAFNGAVAAAGAMVIVNTVVIVRAMLGGSEADVAIVLAAYGAGSMTVAFVLPHLLERVTDRAVMLSGSWLLAAGTLVMAVLLGTGGLPARLTAALPLLLPVWFVLGAANSAVLTPSGRLLRRSAHAEDRPAMFAAQFALSHACWLVVYPLAGWGGAHAGVSAAFMVLGILAAAATVLATGLWPSGDPVEVEHVHAGFCHEHLHVHDEHHQHVHEGWEGPEPHAHPHRHTPIRHKHALIIDRHHVEWPL
- a CDS encoding SidA/IucD/PvdA family monooxygenase, with the translated sequence MPHEIAVVGGGPKAAAIAAKAAVLKRDYPNSPNITIFEPAAIGSAWSGLNGYTDGEQLLCTLAERDVGFPYSRHTFGASTARRMASDFSWQSYCVSLGSGDYRYDTWVDKGRRPPIHKCYADYLSWVVRKSSASVVNGRVEHIQPYPAQGGWRVIVTDSNGLQPHPQLFSGIVITGSGPSLPALNGITSGQKHRVFDGKTFWQRPQDVINLLKLKNSSVAILGAGGTAAAIAAWFNRVGFRHVPITIVGRETTLYTRARGYFEDRMFSDDVAWTALPEHARQTFTERLTTGAVWEYVVDQLSSNKNILYKSAEIVEFVHYPQGGYNDLAVKLSDVPAPNAQSGSAVTTSTTLLNADVYVDARGFDAWWFFSLMPMSAPSPQIKRSILSGMDEALAIPPVVVGHENFHVPSLANIQGPAASNLMALGWMADRVLGRYLP